A genome region from Micromonospora peucetia includes the following:
- a CDS encoding ABC transporter substrate-binding protein, which produces MIIFPAYAKAAGIDPKSVKFVPSSPQSLPQLLAAGSVDAIGQFAAGKPLLEKAAGGKTVTMLPYADKLPDLYGNGLLVSATKLDSDRAEVEKFTAALVKGLIYAVEHPEEAAQLLKKHDRTADEKVAAAELTEMPVRPGRRRDRREARPGAGGGDDQAARRHRHPQVDAERR; this is translated from the coding sequence ATGATCATTTTCCCGGCGTACGCCAAGGCGGCCGGCATCGACCCGAAGTCGGTGAAGTTCGTCCCGTCCTCGCCGCAGTCGCTGCCGCAGCTGCTCGCCGCCGGCTCGGTGGACGCGATCGGCCAGTTCGCCGCCGGCAAGCCGCTGCTGGAGAAGGCGGCCGGTGGCAAGACCGTCACCATGCTGCCGTACGCGGACAAGCTGCCCGACCTGTACGGCAACGGCCTGCTGGTCTCCGCCACGAAGCTGGACAGCGACCGCGCAGAGGTCGAGAAGTTCACGGCGGCGCTGGTCAAGGGCCTGATCTATGCGGTGGAGCACCCCGAGGAAGCCGCCCAGCTGCTCAAGAAGCACGACCGGACGGCCGACGAGAAGGTCGCCGCCGCCGAACTCACCGAGATGCCCGTACGTCCTGGTCGACGGCGGGACCGCCGGGAAGCTCGACCGGGCGCGGGTGGAGGCGATGATCAAGCTGCTCGCCGGCACCGGCACCCTCAAGTCGACGCCGAGCGCCGATGA